The proteins below come from a single Halomicroarcula saliterrae genomic window:
- a CDS encoding VanZ family protein, with product MDRSALRELPAVGFAALLLVVSLLPAPETGGPTPAPLGIALDKWVHAGSYGVLAFLLSWGRGSRTVAATAVLAALAVGYGVGIELLQTLVPSRSLSVADVLANAVGAVLGALAWAAVTAPSARAVWRSEQ from the coding sequence ATGGACCGGTCGGCACTCCGAGAGCTCCCCGCGGTAGGGTTCGCCGCACTGTTGCTCGTCGTCTCGCTGTTGCCCGCACCGGAGACGGGCGGGCCGACCCCGGCACCGCTCGGAATCGCGCTGGACAAGTGGGTCCACGCGGGGAGCTACGGGGTTCTCGCCTTCCTCCTGTCGTGGGGCCGCGGGAGCCGGACGGTGGCCGCGACCGCGGTGCTGGCCGCCCTCGCCGTCGGCTACGGCGTCGGCATCGAACTCCTGCAGACGCTGGTCCCGTCCCGGTCGCTGAGCGTGGCCGACGTGCTGGCCAACGCCGTCGGCGCGGTGCTGGGCGCCCTCGCGTGGGCCGCGGTCACGGCCCCCTCGGCGCGAGCGGTGTGGCGTTCAGAACAGTGA
- a CDS encoding NAD+ synthase — protein MNDESQRHASLPVRSAAVESTVVAFLRERVETAGSDGVVVAMSGGLDSTVTATLAVQALGPDRVLGLGLPCHKTDASATMEAGVVADHLGIEFQRVHLQPLLRGFEQQLAPDLAGEEPRGPTPTPDRAQHNTISRLRMCCAYYAANRRNRLVVGTANRSELLLGYVTKYGDGAADLFPLGGLYKTEVRALAEHLGLPDPIVEKVPTTGRYPGQTDADDLGATYDVIDSLLYRVVERGEPVGAVAEALDVGTSTAQRLVSMCRETAHKRSMPPVAAIGDRSRRPTVDGE, from the coding sequence ATGAACGACGAATCCCAGCGACACGCAAGCCTTCCAGTTCGTTCCGCGGCGGTCGAGTCGACCGTCGTCGCGTTCCTGCGAGAACGCGTCGAGACGGCCGGTTCGGACGGCGTCGTCGTCGCGATGAGCGGCGGCCTCGACTCGACGGTGACGGCGACGCTCGCCGTTCAGGCGCTGGGTCCCGACCGCGTCCTCGGCCTGGGGCTCCCCTGTCACAAGACCGACGCCTCGGCGACCATGGAGGCCGGCGTCGTCGCCGACCACCTCGGCATCGAGTTCCAGCGGGTCCACCTCCAGCCGCTGCTCCGGGGGTTCGAACAACAGCTCGCCCCGGACCTGGCGGGCGAGGAGCCACGCGGCCCGACGCCGACGCCGGACCGCGCCCAGCACAACACCATCTCCCGGCTCCGGATGTGCTGTGCGTACTACGCCGCCAACCGTCGGAACCGACTCGTCGTCGGGACGGCGAACCGCTCGGAACTGCTGCTTGGCTACGTGACGAAGTACGGCGACGGCGCCGCCGACCTGTTCCCGCTGGGCGGGCTCTACAAGACGGAGGTCAGGGCGCTGGCCGAACACCTCGGCCTGCCCGACCCCATCGTCGAGAAAGTCCCCACCACCGGCCGTTACCCGGGCCAGACCGACGCCGACGACCTCGGGGCGACCTACGACGTCATCGACTCGCTGCTGTACCGGGTCGTCGAACGAGGAGAGCCGGTCGGGGCCGTCGCCGAGGCGCTGGACGTCGGCACGTCGACCGCCCAGCGGCTCGTCTCGATGTGCCGGGAGACCGCACACAAGCGTTCCATGCCACCGGTAGCGGCTATCGGAGACCGCAGTCGGCGGCCGACGGTCGACGGCGAGTGA
- a CDS encoding sodium:calcium antiporter — MAGSLLLDVGIILAGTVAIWKGSDWLETASERLAAYYGLPEVVQGAIIVAVGSSFPELATVVVAAVGGSMPLGVGAIVGSAIFNILVIPAVAGITTDEDIDANRTLVYKEAQFYMLAVSVLLITFALAVIYYPGEASLSGTVTRPLAAIPLALYGLYVFIQYQDTADHETDPDAADGVAVRRQWLFLLAGLAVILVAVEQLVHSVKDIGLAFGVDEFLLGVTILAAATSLPDTLVSVRAARDGRGVTSLANVLGSNTFDLLVAIPAGVLIVGVWTVDFAMAVPMFGVLTGATVMLFTALRTDLALTTPESYALLGAYLLFVGWVVAETARVITGILPA; from the coding sequence ATGGCTGGGAGCCTGCTGCTGGACGTGGGTATCATCCTCGCTGGCACCGTCGCCATCTGGAAAGGGAGCGACTGGCTGGAGACGGCGAGCGAACGGCTGGCGGCCTACTACGGGCTGCCGGAGGTGGTCCAGGGGGCCATCATCGTCGCCGTCGGCTCCTCCTTCCCGGAGCTTGCGACCGTCGTCGTCGCGGCCGTCGGCGGCTCGATGCCCCTGGGTGTCGGCGCCATCGTCGGTTCGGCTATCTTCAACATCCTCGTGATTCCGGCCGTCGCGGGCATCACGACCGACGAAGATATCGACGCCAACCGCACGCTCGTCTACAAGGAGGCCCAGTTCTACATGCTGGCGGTGTCGGTGTTGCTCATCACGTTCGCGCTGGCGGTCATCTACTACCCCGGGGAGGCCTCGCTGTCGGGCACCGTCACCCGACCGCTCGCGGCGATTCCGCTGGCGCTCTACGGGCTGTACGTCTTCATCCAGTACCAGGACACGGCCGACCACGAGACGGACCCCGACGCGGCCGACGGTGTCGCGGTCCGGCGACAGTGGCTGTTCCTGCTCGCGGGACTCGCCGTCATCCTCGTGGCCGTCGAGCAACTCGTCCACTCGGTCAAGGACATCGGTCTGGCGTTCGGTGTCGACGAGTTCCTGCTCGGTGTGACCATCCTCGCGGCGGCGACGAGCCTCCCCGATACGCTGGTCAGCGTGCGCGCCGCCCGCGACGGCCGCGGGGTCACGTCGCTGGCCAACGTGCTCGGCTCGAACACGTTCGACCTGCTGGTGGCGATTCCGGCCGGCGTCCTCATCGTCGGCGTCTGGACCGTCGACTTCGCCATGGCGGTCCCGATGTTCGGCGTCCTCACCGGCGCGACCGTGATGCTCTTTACCGCGCTCCGGACGGACCTCGCGCTCACGACGCCCGAGTCCTACGCGCTGCTGGGCGCGTATCTGCTCTTCGTCGGCTGGGTCGTCGCCGAGACGGCCCGCGTTATCACCGGGATTCTGCCGGCCTGA
- a CDS encoding GIDE domain-containing protein, protein MAAIPTWFLLALGLVPIGFMAVYVYYELETAAGRSLRRRGVTQRGITAATVVSLGTVLAFGFLGPVNLFASGDAVEAVGYPTLGLLIPYVLGLLGLNVALTNARTWRRLHPDNDVPTGSVAPGAVACTGEIAGGEVGAAPVTGRDAVCWSWSVDVLDPHGVGDVGQREQWATVDGSDGGGVFVVDDGSGPVRVDPDGATLDLWAERAVPLDADEPPSFDSPAPDVERTHGDRQRRYEESVLTPDDHVAVAGTARETSDGLTVAGDSYVAVGTLSTAATRYRNSAAVYGVVGLVDIAVSVRLLAGLYGVF, encoded by the coding sequence ATGGCCGCGATACCGACCTGGTTCCTGCTCGCCCTCGGCCTCGTTCCGATCGGGTTCATGGCCGTCTACGTCTACTACGAACTGGAGACAGCAGCGGGTCGGTCCCTCCGCCGGCGGGGGGTCACCCAGCGCGGTATCACCGCCGCGACGGTCGTCTCGCTGGGAACGGTGCTGGCCTTTGGCTTTCTCGGCCCGGTTAATCTCTTCGCCTCCGGTGACGCGGTCGAAGCCGTCGGCTACCCGACGCTCGGACTGCTGATACCCTACGTACTGGGACTCCTGGGGCTGAACGTCGCCCTGACGAACGCGCGAACCTGGCGACGCCTCCACCCCGACAACGACGTTCCCACCGGGAGCGTCGCCCCCGGAGCGGTGGCCTGTACTGGCGAGATAGCCGGCGGCGAGGTCGGGGCGGCCCCGGTCACCGGTCGCGACGCCGTCTGCTGGTCGTGGTCCGTCGACGTGCTCGACCCGCACGGGGTCGGCGACGTGGGGCAGCGCGAGCAGTGGGCGACCGTCGACGGGAGTGACGGCGGCGGCGTCTTCGTCGTCGACGACGGGAGCGGCCCCGTGCGGGTCGACCCCGACGGCGCGACGCTCGACCTGTGGGCCGAGCGGGCTGTCCCGCTGGACGCCGACGAGCCCCCGTCGTTCGACTCGCCGGCCCCCGACGTGGAACGGACCCACGGCGACCGACAGCGTCGGTACGAGGAGTCGGTGCTCACGCCCGACGACCACGTCGCCGTCGCGGGCACCGCCCGGGAGACGAGCGACGGCCTCACCGTCGCGGGGGACAGCTACGTCGCCGTCGGGACACTCTCGACAGCCGCGACCCGCTATCGAAACAGCGCGGCGGTGTACGGGGTCGTCGGGCTCGTCGACATCGCCGTCAGCGTTCGCCTGCTCGCGGGGCTCTACGGCGTGTTCTAG
- the tgtA gene encoding tRNA guanosine(15) transglycosylase TgtA, with the protein MTNFEVRQYDAAGRLGELEVPRAGVTVQTPTILPVVNPHVQTVDPAALESEFGAEILITNSYILHGSEDLREPALDRGLHDLLDFSGAIMTDSGSFQLAEYGDIDVTTEEILQFQYDIGSDIGTPVDIPTPPDVERERAETELATTQDRLERAAAADTGEMLVSAPVQGSTYPDLRERAARDAKSTGLDVFPLGAVVPLMNEYRYADLADVVAACKRGLGEVGPVHLFGAGHPMMFAMAAALGCDLFDSAAYALYARDDRYLTVRGTELLDDLDYFPCHCPVCTDHTPEALRELDDDRRQDLLARHNLHVTYGEIRTVRQAIRSGNLLELVDSRARGHPTMLDGYRTLLDHATQLERTDPVSKDAFFYTSTESARRPEVLRHQERLDRFDLDADEVLLTEGGSNDRYDETWGVLPPFGPYPRELAETYPLTAEVPARTDRAACEAAADGVARLVALHPDTSFTLVHDDWPGTALSRVPEGVRLRDLHARE; encoded by the coding sequence ATGACGAACTTCGAGGTCCGCCAGTACGACGCCGCGGGCCGCCTTGGCGAGCTGGAAGTGCCACGCGCCGGCGTCACCGTCCAGACGCCGACGATTCTCCCCGTGGTGAACCCCCACGTCCAGACGGTCGACCCGGCGGCGCTCGAATCCGAGTTCGGCGCCGAGATCCTCATCACGAACAGCTACATCCTGCACGGCTCGGAAGACCTCCGCGAGCCGGCGCTGGACCGGGGGCTCCACGACCTGCTCGACTTCTCCGGGGCCATCATGACCGACTCGGGCTCGTTTCAGCTCGCCGAGTACGGCGACATCGACGTGACCACCGAGGAGATACTCCAGTTCCAGTACGACATCGGGAGCGACATCGGGACGCCGGTGGACATCCCGACGCCGCCGGACGTAGAGCGCGAGCGGGCCGAGACCGAACTCGCAACCACGCAGGACCGGCTGGAGCGGGCCGCGGCCGCCGACACCGGCGAGATGCTCGTCTCCGCGCCCGTGCAGGGGTCGACCTATCCTGACCTGCGCGAACGGGCCGCCCGCGACGCGAAATCGACGGGGCTGGACGTGTTCCCCCTCGGGGCCGTCGTGCCGCTGATGAACGAGTATCGCTATGCCGACCTCGCCGACGTCGTCGCGGCCTGCAAGCGCGGCCTGGGCGAGGTCGGCCCGGTCCACCTGTTCGGCGCCGGCCACCCGATGATGTTCGCGATGGCCGCCGCGCTGGGCTGTGACCTCTTCGACTCGGCGGCCTACGCCCTGTACGCCCGCGACGACCGCTACCTCACCGTCCGGGGCACCGAACTGCTCGACGACCTCGACTACTTCCCCTGTCACTGCCCCGTCTGTACGGACCACACGCCCGAGGCGCTCCGCGAGCTGGACGACGACCGCCGACAGGACCTGCTGGCCCGGCACAACCTCCACGTCACGTACGGCGAAATCCGCACGGTCCGCCAGGCCATCCGCTCGGGGAACCTGCTGGAACTGGTCGACTCGCGGGCGCGGGGCCACCCGACGATGCTGGACGGCTACCGCACGCTGCTGGACCACGCCACACAGCTGGAACGCACGGACCCGGTCTCCAAGGACGCCTTCTTCTACACATCGACCGAGAGCGCCCGGCGGCCGGAGGTGCTGCGCCACCAGGAGCGACTGGACCGCTTCGACCTCGACGCCGACGAAGTGCTGCTCACCGAGGGCGGCTCGAACGACCGCTACGACGAGACGTGGGGCGTCCTCCCGCCGTTTGGCCCGTACCCCCGCGAACTCGCCGAGACGTATCCACTGACCGCCGAGGTGCCGGCGCGGACCGACCGCGCCGCCTGCGAGGCCGCCGCAGACGGCGTCGCTCGACTGGTCGCGCTCCATCCCGACACGTCGTTCACGCTGGTCCACGACGACTGGCCCGGGACGGCGCTCTCCCGGGTGCCCGAGGGAGTCCGGCTGCGGGACCTGCACGCCCGGGAGTGA
- the arcS gene encoding archaeosine synthase subunit alpha, translating to MTDYFEVHERDGAARIGELRLADSVPTPALVDDVDADTPGTVHTVIDDSGGRWATEPDAPEGDDSAVTILPHRGLPAGTPDEVAEAFADDYPDVEFPSGAVVSPKTAGHHAADVSVLAGGPGYTGHGSVFVDALTTVKDAVPADTALYLPGVATPRNVATLVYAGVDLVDPHRAVIRGTEGRYLTTDEAYFLEDLEELPCACPACQQPRDSFDRTDCVEHNVHALAAELARVRRRVRDGRLRDYVEGQARQDNWLTATVRTLDQRYGYVEQRTPLIRRAELAATTEDALRRVEIQRFAQRVTERYIPRFDDRPLVLVPCSARKPYSDSQSHKQYHDAIQWRAHIVSMTSPIGVVPQELELTYPAQHYDSVVTGEWSATEIEFVSRVLERYLEDADYPEIIAHVPGEGYREICERVADSLGREFTYTVTDHPTTADSLGNLAAALEGWDTYQKSTREHRTIAAVADYQFGAGAGDELFPDIGTQGRYPQLRVDDEDGEQLAALAQQYGVLSMTIAGARRWAESSVPTKTVEIEPFVPHGSVLAPGIVDASDDIRVGDEVVVQGDAAFGVGRAEMHGAEMNSSTRGIAVQMRHTEEL from the coding sequence ATGACCGACTACTTCGAGGTCCACGAGCGCGACGGGGCCGCACGCATCGGCGAGCTTCGCCTCGCCGACTCCGTGCCGACGCCGGCGCTGGTCGACGACGTGGACGCCGACACGCCCGGGACGGTCCATACCGTCATCGACGATTCGGGGGGCCGCTGGGCCACCGAGCCCGACGCGCCCGAGGGCGACGACTCGGCGGTGACCATCCTCCCCCACCGAGGTCTGCCCGCCGGCACGCCCGACGAGGTGGCCGAGGCCTTCGCCGACGACTACCCCGACGTCGAGTTCCCGAGTGGCGCTGTGGTCTCCCCGAAGACAGCCGGGCACCACGCCGCCGACGTGTCCGTGCTGGCCGGCGGACCGGGCTACACCGGTCACGGGTCGGTGTTCGTCGACGCGCTGACGACCGTGAAAGACGCCGTTCCCGCCGATACCGCGCTGTATCTGCCCGGCGTCGCGACCCCGAGAAACGTCGCCACGCTGGTGTACGCCGGCGTCGACCTCGTCGACCCGCACAGAGCGGTGATTCGAGGCACCGAGGGGCGGTATCTGACGACCGACGAGGCTTACTTCCTCGAAGACCTCGAGGAACTCCCCTGTGCGTGCCCGGCCTGCCAGCAGCCCCGCGACTCCTTCGACCGGACCGACTGTGTCGAACACAACGTCCACGCGCTCGCGGCCGAACTCGCCCGGGTCCGACGCCGCGTCCGGGACGGCCGACTGCGGGACTACGTCGAGGGGCAGGCCCGACAGGACAACTGGCTCACCGCGACCGTCCGGACGCTCGACCAGCGATACGGCTACGTCGAGCAGCGCACCCCGCTCATCCGCCGGGCCGAACTCGCCGCCACGACGGAGGACGCGCTCCGACGGGTCGAGATTCAGCGCTTCGCCCAGCGGGTGACCGAACGGTACATCCCCCGCTTCGACGACCGGCCGCTCGTGTTGGTCCCCTGCTCGGCCCGGAAACCGTACAGCGACTCCCAGAGCCACAAGCAGTACCACGACGCCATCCAGTGGCGGGCCCACATCGTCTCGATGACCTCGCCCATCGGCGTCGTCCCGCAGGAACTCGAACTCACCTACCCCGCCCAGCACTACGACTCCGTGGTGACGGGGGAGTGGTCGGCCACCGAAATCGAGTTCGTCTCCCGCGTGCTGGAGCGCTATCTCGAAGACGCCGACTACCCCGAAATCATCGCCCACGTCCCCGGAGAGGGGTACCGCGAGATCTGTGAGCGCGTCGCCGACTCGCTGGGCCGGGAGTTTACGTACACCGTCACCGACCACCCGACGACGGCCGACTCGCTCGGGAACCTCGCCGCCGCGCTCGAAGGCTGGGACACCTACCAGAAGTCCACCCGCGAACACCGCACTATCGCCGCCGTCGCCGACTACCAGTTCGGCGCGGGCGCGGGCGACGAGCTGTTCCCCGACATCGGGACGCAGGGTCGCTACCCACAGCTCCGGGTGGACGACGAGGACGGCGAGCAACTGGCCGCGCTGGCCCAGCAGTACGGCGTCCTCTCGATGACTATCGCCGGCGCTCGCCGCTGGGCCGAGAGCAGCGTGCCGACCAAGACCGTCGAAATCGAGCCGTTCGTCCCCCACGGCTCCGTGCTCGCGCCGGGCATCGTCGACGCCAGCGACGACATCCGCGTCGGCGACGAGGTCGTGGTGCAGGGCGACGCCGCCTTCGGCGTCGGCCGCGCGGAGATGCACGGCGCCGAGATGAACTCCTCGACGCGGGGCATCGCCGTCCAGATGCGCCACACCGAGGAGCTGTAG
- a CDS encoding type II toxin-antitoxin system VapC family toxin, translating to MSVVVDTGVFYAQADRGSSRHDTATAALDAVLRGIYGQPYTTEYIYDETVTLTLTRTDDHAEAARVGRRLRGAGEFPELVRLRHVSEPVFESSVDLFEQYDDQRLSFTDATTVAFARAHDIDTVLSFDDDFDGIVDRTDPTEVTREHNS from the coding sequence ATGAGTGTCGTCGTCGATACAGGCGTCTTCTACGCCCAAGCCGACCGGGGCTCCAGCCGCCACGATACCGCGACGGCAGCGCTCGATGCGGTGCTCCGCGGCATCTATGGGCAGCCATATACGACTGAGTACATCTACGACGAGACGGTTACGCTCACACTGACACGAACCGACGACCACGCCGAGGCCGCGCGAGTCGGCCGACGGCTCCGTGGCGCAGGGGAGTTCCCCGAGCTCGTTCGGCTTCGTCACGTCTCGGAGCCCGTTTTCGAGTCATCCGTCGACCTCTTCGAACAGTACGACGACCAGCGGCTGAGTTTCACCGACGCGACCACGGTGGCGTTCGCCCGAGCCCACGACATCGACACCGTGCTCAGCTTCGACGACGACTTCGACGGTATCGTCGACCGGACCGACCCGACCGAGGTCACGCGGGAACACAACTCTTAG
- a CDS encoding NAD-dependent epimerase/dehydratase family protein, with the protein MELVVFGGNGFIGRRVCRRAVEAGHEVRSVARSGPPDPDQRGPWADEVTWHAADVFAPQEWRHVLGGADAVVHSIGIIEEAPKQGVTFERVNGDSAIITALESERAGVDRFVFVSSATTPPTVREAYLTAKRRAETAIGDLDMATTVLRPGAVYGPDQPHFPSVLNRLLTVLGSLEPVAERLGAGRPLDVETVGSAVYETAVSVEAGEPPLDAQRIAARAD; encoded by the coding sequence ATGGAACTGGTAGTGTTCGGCGGCAACGGCTTCATCGGCCGACGAGTCTGCCGGCGCGCGGTCGAAGCGGGTCACGAGGTCCGGAGCGTCGCCCGCAGCGGGCCGCCAGACCCGGACCAGCGCGGCCCGTGGGCCGACGAGGTCACCTGGCACGCCGCCGACGTGTTCGCCCCACAGGAGTGGCGCCACGTCCTCGGCGGCGCGGACGCGGTCGTCCACAGTATCGGCATCATCGAGGAGGCACCGAAGCAGGGCGTTACCTTCGAGCGGGTCAACGGCGACTCGGCGATCATCACCGCGCTGGAGAGCGAACGCGCCGGCGTCGACCGGTTCGTCTTCGTCTCCTCGGCGACGACCCCGCCGACGGTTCGGGAGGCCTATCTCACCGCCAAGCGGCGGGCCGAGACAGCCATCGGCGACCTCGATATGGCGACCACAGTGTTGCGCCCCGGCGCGGTGTACGGGCCGGACCAGCCCCACTTCCCGTCGGTCCTGAATCGACTGCTGACGGTACTGGGGTCGCTCGAACCGGTCGCCGAGCGCCTGGGCGCGGGCCGGCCCCTCGACGTCGAGACCGTGGGGAGCGCCGTCTACGAGACGGCAGTGAGCGTGGAGGCGGGGGAGCCGCCGCTAGATGCCCAGCGAATCGCGGCGCGGGCCGACTGA
- a CDS encoding zinc ribbon domain-containing protein — MVPDSSGSRGCPKCGHTETDVGEISTTGGGLSKMFDIQTNSFKVVSCVACGYSELYRDRTAGSSDIVDVFLG; from the coding sequence ATGGTCCCCGATTCCAGCGGTTCCCGCGGTTGCCCGAAGTGCGGACACACCGAGACGGACGTCGGCGAAATCTCGACGACAGGCGGCGGCCTCTCGAAGATGTTCGATATCCAGACGAACAGTTTCAAAGTCGTGAGCTGTGTCGCCTGTGGCTACTCGGAGCTCTACCGAGACCGGACCGCCGGGAGCAGTGACATCGTCGACGTCTTCCTCGGCTGA
- a CDS encoding PQQ-binding-like beta-propeller repeat protein: MPSRRQVLAAGSLTLSILAGCTDDGTQTPSERQHDSTETRPRTTTRPTVTETGPTETDAGEADDEPASWGPSWSLAPDIGALEALVRHDGVLYGLFNDTESGSTVARIDPANERLAWQRELDGVAAEPFLTRENTSEQSDVTVVDGTVYAVTRARADYEWTALHALDAETGSHSWSVQRERKMALVGVTDGTVVAAGEEFFENDSLHSAPEEPLRTVCYGLDSETGSVRWTRDFTGVDAATAHAGGVAVGNTDGVTRLDAAGGRQWTVSMPAPLEIVTFGDAVVLRTETIDSYRLRAFDADRTERWSRDHDVDNLLVGDGQLYGLGHETVALDTDGTVAWQVDVRSLQTLVGPNGETLYARSGRPSLGQVDAYALPSGDRRFRYDSPAGYVRPIAATDGTVVLEAYAPDPRGFMTLYAVDATSGEQLGVYWTDDSIHTAVSLGDSGYVGIGDRLLAFDSPA, encoded by the coding sequence ATGCCCTCACGACGACAGGTCCTCGCCGCTGGCAGTCTGACCCTGTCCATCCTCGCCGGCTGTACCGACGACGGGACACAAACTCCGTCGGAACGACAGCACGATTCGACCGAAACACGACCACGGACCACCACTCGCCCTACCGTGACGGAGACCGGCCCCACTGAGACCGACGCCGGGGAGGCCGACGACGAGCCGGCCTCCTGGGGACCGAGCTGGTCGCTAGCGCCGGATATCGGTGCGCTCGAAGCACTGGTGCGACACGACGGTGTTCTCTACGGGCTCTTCAACGACACGGAGTCGGGGTCGACGGTTGCTCGTATCGACCCCGCAAACGAGCGGTTGGCCTGGCAGCGGGAGCTGGACGGGGTCGCGGCCGAACCGTTTCTCACCCGGGAGAACACCTCCGAACAGTCGGACGTCACGGTCGTCGACGGGACGGTCTACGCTGTCACGAGGGCCCGGGCGGACTACGAGTGGACCGCGCTGCACGCGCTCGACGCCGAGACCGGGTCCCACAGCTGGTCGGTCCAGCGGGAGCGAAAGATGGCCCTGGTCGGGGTCACAGACGGGACCGTCGTCGCGGCGGGCGAGGAGTTCTTCGAGAACGACTCGCTCCATTCCGCCCCGGAAGAGCCGTTGCGGACGGTGTGTTACGGCCTCGACAGTGAGACCGGGTCCGTTCGGTGGACACGGGATTTCACCGGCGTCGACGCCGCGACTGCCCACGCGGGCGGCGTCGCCGTGGGAAACACAGACGGCGTCACCAGGCTCGATGCGGCGGGGGGCCGACAGTGGACCGTCTCGATGCCGGCCCCACTGGAGATAGTGACGTTCGGCGACGCCGTCGTCCTCAGGACGGAGACCATCGACTCCTACCGCCTCCGTGCGTTCGACGCCGACAGAACCGAGCGGTGGAGCCGGGACCACGACGTCGACAACCTCCTCGTCGGCGACGGACAGCTCTACGGCTTAGGACACGAGACGGTGGCGCTCGACACGGACGGCACCGTCGCGTGGCAGGTCGACGTCCGGAGTTTACAGACGCTCGTCGGGCCGAACGGCGAGACACTGTACGCCCGGTCAGGCAGGCCATCGCTCGGCCAGGTCGACGCCTACGCGCTCCCGAGCGGTGACCGCCGCTTTCGATACGACTCGCCCGCCGGCTACGTCCGGCCGATCGCGGCGACAGACGGAACGGTCGTTCTGGAGGCGTACGCCCCCGACCCTAGAGGGTTCATGACTCTGTATGCCGTCGACGCGACCAGCGGCGAGCAACTCGGCGTCTACTGGACGGACGACTCCATCCACACCGCGGTCAGCCTCGGCGACAGCGGCTACGTCGGCATCGGTGATCGCCTGCTCGCGTTCGACAGCCCGGCGTAG
- a CDS encoding archaeosine biosynthesis radical SAM protein RaSEA, producing MSKPSPDVYEQGKGMDAHNAVMREVRSRNDSTYDPREPTRVWLDEDNTPDGVYQSLTIILNTGGCRWARAGGCTMCGYVAESVEGGSVAHEDLMAQIQHCLDHEADNADEPSGLIKIYTSGSFLDEREVPAETRRAIAETFGDRERIVVESLPDFVEDERVSDFVDVGLETDVAVGLETATDRVRHDCVNKYFDFADFEEACAAAREAGAGIKAYLLMKPPFLTESEAVEDMKSSVRRCAAAEGCHTVSMNPCNVQRYTMVEELYHDGGYRPPWLWSVAEVLEDTADEDVIVVSDPVGHGSDRGPHNCGECDDRVQRAIKDFDLRQDPSVFEQVSCECEATYDAVRRREHSYSLPLAR from the coding sequence ATGAGTAAGCCCAGTCCCGACGTCTACGAGCAGGGCAAGGGCATGGACGCCCACAACGCCGTAATGCGCGAGGTCCGCTCGCGCAACGACTCGACCTACGACCCCCGCGAACCGACCCGCGTCTGGCTCGACGAGGACAACACGCCGGACGGGGTGTACCAGAGCCTGACCATCATCCTGAACACCGGCGGCTGCCGGTGGGCCCGCGCGGGCGGGTGTACGATGTGTGGGTACGTCGCCGAGTCCGTCGAGGGCGGGAGCGTCGCCCACGAGGACCTGATGGCCCAGATACAGCACTGTCTCGACCACGAAGCCGACAACGCGGACGAGCCCTCGGGGCTCATCAAGATATACACCTCGGGGAGCTTCCTCGACGAGCGCGAGGTGCCCGCCGAGACCCGACGGGCGATCGCGGAGACCTTCGGCGACCGCGAGCGCATCGTCGTCGAATCGCTCCCCGACTTCGTCGAGGACGAGCGCGTCAGCGACTTCGTCGACGTCGGCCTGGAGACCGACGTGGCGGTCGGGCTGGAGACCGCGACTGACAGAGTGCGCCACGACTGCGTGAACAAGTACTTCGACTTCGCTGACTTCGAGGAGGCCTGCGCAGCCGCTCGGGAGGCCGGCGCCGGCATCAAGGCGTATCTCCTGATGAAGCCGCCCTTCCTCACTGAGTCGGAAGCCGTCGAGGACATGAAATCCTCCGTACGCCGCTGTGCGGCCGCCGAGGGCTGTCACACCGTCTCCATGAACCCCTGTAACGTCCAGCGCTACACGATGGTCGAGGAGCTGTACCACGACGGCGGCTACCGCCCGCCGTGGCTCTGGTCGGTCGCCGAGGTGCTGGAAGACACCGCCGACGAGGACGTCATCGTCGTCTCGGACCCCGTCGGCCACGGTAGCGACCGCGGGCCCCACAACTGCGGGGAGTGTGACGACCGCGTCCAGCGCGCTATCAAGGACTTCGACCTGCGACAGGACCCGAGCGTCTTCGAGCAGGTGAGCTGTGAGTGCGAGGCGACCTACGACGCCGTCCGCCGGCGCGAACACAGCTACTCGCTGCCGCTGGCCAGATAG